The DNA sequence ATTTCAATTGCCCTTGCGAGTGCCGTTTTCATCTCAAGTGCCCTTGCAACGTGCTGTGCAACAACACCCCTCTCCTTGAATCCCTGGAATTCAACCATCCTTGCTCTTGGACCGACCTCCACGTTTCTTCCATCGTAGAGTGGTATTGTTGAGCAGGCCCTCTTGGCTATTTCAGGGTCATCGTACCAGCTCTCAGGCATTACCTCGGTGAACCTGTCCAGATCGAATTTTGTCCTGTCACCGTAGATCTGGTGGCTTGCAAGTGTTGGCTGGTTGTGGACTCCAAGGCCCTTTGGAAGGCCCTTATCCTCGATTAATCCTATCATGAGTTCAACGTGTTCGTCGACTTTTGGTTTGAGCTGCTTTAACCTCGCATACAGCCTTTTCCTTGCGAGTTCCGTTATGTTGTCGGCCATTCCACCTATCCTGACATCGGATGGGTGTATACCCTCACCTGCAACCATGTCAACTACGTACTGTGCGTTTTTCCTTATCTCGGAGACTGAGTTTATGGCGTCTGCCATGAGGTTTTCAGGCACGAAGTCCGGTGCTATGAGGAAGTGATGTATTGCGTGGCTGTTTACGTGGTGTGCTGCAAGTGTAAGTTCACGGAGAAGTCTTCCGGCCTTTGGAACCTCAATGTCAAGGGAGTCGTCTATTGCCTCAACGGAAGCCAGGGTGTGTGGTATAGGGCATACTCCACATATCCTCTGGACGATGACAGGTGCTGTTTCAGGTGCTTTACCTGTCACTATTTTCTCAAGGCCCCTGACAGGAGTAATACTGAAGTATCGCCCCTTTGTCACGATTCCCTCATCATCGACTTCCATGACAAGTTCTGCATGTCCTTCTTGTCGTGATGTCGGCGATATAACAATCCTTTCGCTCAAATGTATCACCTCTTGTTTTTAAAGTTCAAAAAACCTTCAATATTATAACTATTTTTAAATGTT is a window from the Methanothermobacter thermautotrophicus str. Delta H genome containing:
- the frhA gene encoding coenzyme F420 hydrogenase subunit alpha, encoding MSERIVISPTSRQEGHAELVMEVDDEGIVTKGRYFSITPVRGLEKIVTGKAPETAPVIVQRICGVCPIPHTLASVEAIDDSLDIEVPKAGRLLRELTLAAHHVNSHAIHHFLIAPDFVPENLMADAINSVSEIRKNAQYVVDMVAGEGIHPSDVRIGGMADNITELARKRLYARLKQLKPKVDEHVELMIGLIEDKGLPKGLGVHNQPTLASHQIYGDRTKFDLDRFTEVMPESWYDDPEIAKRACSTIPLYDGRNVEVGPRARMVEFQGFKERGVVAQHVARALEMKTALARAIEILDELDTSAPVRADFDERGTGKLGVGAIEGPRGLDVHMAQVENGKIQFYSALVPTTWNIPTMGPATEGFHHEYGPHVIRAYDPCLSCATHVMVVDDEDRSVIRDEMVRL